Proteins found in one Miscanthus floridulus cultivar M001 chromosome 4, ASM1932011v1, whole genome shotgun sequence genomic segment:
- the LOC136548916 gene encoding uncharacterized protein produces MAHPRTNGQVERANDMILQGLKPRIFNRLNKFGGRWVAELPAVLWSLRMTPSRATSYTPFFMVYGSKAILLTGLEYGVPRVRAYDESRAEASLEDAMDQLDEARDIALLHSAKYQQALHCFHNHRVWGQAFNIGDLVLRLI; encoded by the coding sequence ATGGCGCACCCTCGCACGAACGGGCAGGTTGAGCGcgcgaacgacatgatcctacaaggcctcaagcctaggatcttcaaccggttgaacaaatttggtggACGATGGGTTGCGGAACTtcctgcggtgctctggagcctaaggatgacacctagccgggccaccagctacacaccattcttcatggtctatggatCCAAGGCTATCCTCTTGACCGGCCTTGAGTATGGAGtgccaagggtcagggcgtatgatgaatcgagagccgaggcatccctcgaagatgccatggaccagctagatgaagctcgcgacatcgccctcctccactcggccaaataccagcaagcattgcactGTTTCCACAACCATCGAGTTTGGGGacaggccttcaacatcggggacctggtgctccgcctcatctag
- the LOC136548915 gene encoding uncharacterized protein — MPPVVIDQEYWTMYFDGSLVKKGAGAGLVFVSPLGVHMRYMVCIHFPSSNNVAEYEVLINDLCIAIELCIPHLDIRGDSRLVIDQVMKESSYHNAKMATYCREVHQLEDKFNDLELNHIPRHLNEAADALVKAASGREPVPTGVFASDQHKPLVPYEEPE, encoded by the coding sequence aTGCCGCCGGTAGTCATCGACcaggagtactggacaatgtactttgatggatcgctagtAAAGAAAGGCGCTGgcgcggggctggtcttcgtttcgCCTCTcggggtacacatgaggtacatggtttgcatccatttcccctcctccaacaatgtggctgagtatgaggtgCTCATCAACGACCTATGCATCGCTATCGAGTTGTGTATCCCACACCTCGACATCCGGGGCGACTCCCGGCTGGTTATCGACCAAGttatgaaggagtcgagctaccacaacgccaagatggctacatattgccgagaagtccaccagctagaggacaagtttaaCGATCTTGAGCTCAACCACATTCCAAGgcatctcaacgaggcggccgatgcGCTGGTGAAAGCGGCGTccggccgagagccggtgccaacgggcGTCTTCGCTAGCGATCAGCACAAGCCCTTGGTCCCCTATGAGGAGCCAGAATAG